The following are encoded together in the Planococcus antarcticus DSM 14505 genome:
- a CDS encoding SDR family oxidoreductase, whose product MTKGKTAIITGASSGIGQATAKELAAKGYHVLLAARREDRLVELKKEIEAAGGTADYKVTDVTSADQMKALAEAGLEKNGTIDVLVNNAGLMPLSFMNKLKVDEWDKMIDVNIKGVLYGIAAVLPIMEKQKSGHILNISSVAGHTIFKGSAVYSGTKFAVRAISDGLRQEIDPSDEIRVTIVSPGAVETELTNTITDEDIMTAFKEGKPMEMLKAQDIANAISYAVEQPAHVDVNEILIRPRQQP is encoded by the coding sequence ATGACAAAAGGCAAAACTGCAATCATCACGGGAGCCAGTAGCGGGATAGGTCAGGCGACAGCAAAAGAATTGGCGGCAAAAGGCTATCACGTTCTTCTCGCTGCACGACGTGAAGATCGTTTAGTGGAATTAAAAAAAGAAATTGAAGCAGCAGGAGGAACGGCGGATTATAAAGTAACAGATGTGACATCTGCGGACCAAATGAAAGCACTAGCAGAAGCAGGGCTTGAGAAAAACGGGACAATTGATGTGCTGGTAAATAATGCCGGACTAATGCCACTTTCTTTCATGAACAAACTGAAAGTCGACGAATGGGACAAAATGATCGACGTCAATATTAAAGGCGTCCTTTATGGGATTGCCGCCGTTTTGCCGATTATGGAAAAGCAGAAATCTGGACATATTTTAAATATTTCTTCAGTGGCAGGCCACACCATCTTTAAAGGAAGTGCGGTTTACAGCGGCACCAAATTTGCTGTTCGAGCCATTTCAGATGGGCTGCGTCAGGAAATTGATCCGTCAGATGAAATCCGCGTGACGATCGTTTCACCAGGTGCGGTCGAAACAGAATTGACCAACACGATCACAGATGAAGATATAATGACTGCCTTTAAAGAAGGCAAACCGATGGAAATGCTTAAAGCACAGGACATCGCAAATGCCATTTCCTATGCAGTAGAACAACCGGCACATGTCGACGTCAATGAAATTCTGATCAGACCTAGACAACAGCCGTAA
- a CDS encoding TetR/AcrR family transcriptional regulator — MRKISLKERQIMRRSYAEKIMETVSTEGFITLTIQDLACLMGISRASLYNFFASKEDIILEVTEIYIDYLKKTNQFINNSRFSYVQRLPTVFEQSAFSAVYASEIYLSELRSVYPAFYDRKLKLANERIAILHTFYENGIIDGDFNPLHPALIVAQDEAALRKILNSSFLTDVGLSLEDGMYGYYEIMKHRTFTPASMKRGQDPYIKNVVEVIVSQLKKK, encoded by the coding sequence ATGCGGAAAATTTCACTGAAGGAACGCCAGATTATGCGCCGCTCCTATGCCGAAAAAATTATGGAGACTGTCAGTACAGAAGGATTCATCACATTGACGATTCAAGATTTGGCTTGTTTAATGGGTATCAGCAGAGCTTCCTTATATAATTTTTTCGCATCAAAAGAAGACATCATCCTGGAAGTTACGGAAATTTATATCGATTACTTGAAAAAAACCAATCAATTCATTAACAACTCTCGCTTTTCTTATGTTCAACGATTGCCGACCGTTTTTGAACAGTCTGCTTTTTCAGCTGTCTATGCGTCGGAAATTTATTTGAGTGAATTAAGGTCTGTCTACCCTGCGTTCTACGATCGGAAGTTAAAATTGGCCAATGAACGAATAGCCATTCTTCATACATTTTATGAAAACGGTATCATTGACGGTGACTTCAATCCACTTCACCCTGCACTGATCGTTGCCCAGGACGAGGCTGCTTTACGGAAAATCTTGAACTCTTCGTTTTTAACAGATGTGGGCCTGTCTTTGGAAGATGGTATGTACGGTTATTATGAGATTATGAAGCATCGCACATTTACTCCTGCCTCCATGAAACGCGGACAAGATCCTTACATCAAAAATGTGG